A window of Mytilus edulis chromosome 10, xbMytEdul2.2, whole genome shotgun sequence contains these coding sequences:
- the LOC139491093 gene encoding MAP7 domain-containing protein 1-like isoform X6 has translation MDVYSYRTLYIDGRKFGRYKMVCTKYDLHNGQTNTQFLTKNGEKMDVDNKTDSMETENMVNSKVPSAGPEGDSIETIGNGPKYDDIKISKDGDNFVNIDAVKKPFSDFIHLDNMSALSGDSGGIQDTHSIASMTASGTSSSNKSPNHKADTDKEKDHVKKEKEKEREDKIRQQKEKLAEERQKKLEEMKEQQRLAQEKREKQLELRRLKIEELRRRDDERRHAVEERRRRQETEEMARRESIIQKSAERITRFEQWKASGRKGGSRLSYGFGSRTPRDVCVPFDRRRSSSHTGLSRHSPNGSDSDYYRPQRRAVSACSAVRRHCCIDINRLTGSFGGGTPPNKHLSMSTSVLYNKRSSDIGGSTGNLSVNNRPGSLLALNTISEKRRSFLAGNGPPPTRPKSSINLNTKENIKLRERSTPRKPRPSSVATSMPSFMHVESPSPKMRSKSSDRVNRDKSKGTVPPQPKFTPKKEKDALNKQEKSNDKKDDKKKFDPRILLAEKRKAEQQKKAEEAKREGSPEKTDKSKMKMSQSSIDRLSAPKQVKVKEDTPTKQEPVKATHVKKPPTVPRTKTPEVPRTKTPAVSRTKTPEAPRTKTPAVPRTKTLAVPRTKTSVKKAKPTKQKGKENKETSMKDKKTGKSEKISSTEKLDVKEEGKPRSKPSTPTKQVRSKSGSPSKMQVSFDSSLVSSTDAISNDQLFESIEDETLPDLGDSSPDHSASSDREGLKVENLDDSLNKSIEEIQDMEIVAGNFEGEKEGVVEKSSSPMPDVVPHVEESKNESDEEKVVKSIPVILEPAVTSTPSREARDLSPASKAGTPASASKSQKELELEEYRAKLAEKRRQAREKAEREAEIERQKQEQLRLEEEERQRKEEEEEKKIEEEAERLAEEARRMEGERLRKAIEAEELRKKEEAERTEQEKLAREEAERKQKEEAERMEKERIEKIKRDDEERTERKKKLAAIMSKVKSDKNLASHGSDSNLSSMSMSQSLTNLVSNEEEQPKEELTVTTDSTPKFKSPLLQKLAENKQNGGETPKFKSPLLQSLLGKKGRLAEKLEAEKSETETDSDRSDTDTKVSTETREISHISADCNSDASDSSDNNSVINADTLNNGIHNGHIKELVDSSISMRTVDSLGTSVTDSSLYGSLTDSATTADHKFEQIIDLAVTNAKYNTSDDLLNCNTNITFDNNQEEETLPKPIIAFEENATRRQEVADFL, from the exons ATGGATGTTTATTCGTACAGAACACTGTACATTGACGGACGGAAATTTGGTCGATACAAGATGGTATGTACTAAATATG atcttCACAATGGACAAACTAATacacaatttttaacaaaaaatggagaaaaaatgGATGTAGACAACAAAACGgattccatggaaacagaaaatatGGTTAATAGTAAAGTCCCGTCAGCCGGACCTGAAGGAGATAGTATTGAAACAATTGGCAATGGTCCTAAATATGACGATATTAAAATCTCCAAAGACGGTGATAATTTTGTGAATATTGACGCTGTGAAAAAGCCGTTTTCTGATTTTATACATTTGGATAATATGTCGGCATTGTCTGGTGACAGTGGCGGAATACAGGATACACACTCCATAGCCAGTATGACAGCATCTGGAACAAGTTCTAGTAATAAAAGTCCAAATCATAAAGCAGACACTGACAAAGAAAAAG ATCatgtcaaaaaagaaaaagagaaagaAAGGGAAGACAAAATAAGACAACAGAAGGAAAAACTGGCAGAAGAGAGACAGAAAAAGTTGGAGGAAATGAAAGAACAACAAAGACTTGCTCAAGAAAAGAGAGAGAAACAGTTGGAACTGAGACGATTAAAGATAGAGGAGCTGAGACGAAGAGATGATGAAAGAAGGCATGCAGTAGAAGAAAGAAGAAGGCGTCAAGAAACAGAAGAAATG gcAAGAAGAGAATCCATTATCCAGAAATCCGCAGAAAGAATAACAAGATTTGAACAGTGGAAAGCTAGTGGTAGAAAAGGAGGTAGTAGATTATCCTATGGCTTTGGAAGTCGTACGCCGCGTGATGTGTGTGTACCTTTCGATCGGCGACGGTCCTCCTCACATACTGGGCTGAGCAGGCACTCGCCAAATGGTTCTGACTCTGACTACTATAGACCACAACGCAGGGCTGTTTCAGCCTGCAGTGCGGTCAGACGGCACTGCTGTATTGATATTAACCGCCTCACTG GGTCATTTGGAGGCGGTACCCCACCCAATAAGCACCTGTCCATGTCTACAAGTGTTTTATATAATAAACGCAGCTCTGATATCGGCGGCAGCACAGGGAACCTGAGTGTCAACAATCGACCAGGGTCCCTCCTTG CTCTCAACACCATCTCCGAAAAACGTCGATCTTTTCTAGCTGGTAATGGACCTCCCCCAACACGCCCAAAGAGCAGTATCAACTTAAACACTAAGGAAAACATCAAACTGCGAGAGAGATCCACACCACGAAAACCACGTCCTTCCAGTGTGGCAACTTCCATGCCTAGTTTTATGCATGTGGAGTCTCCATCACCAAAGATGAGAAGTAAAAGTAGTGATAGAGTAAACAGAG ATAAATCTAAAGGAACAGTGCCACCTCAGCCTAAGTTTACACCAAAGAAGGAGAAAGATGCTCTCAATAAACAAGAGAAGAGCAATGATAAGAAA gACGACAAGAAGAAATTTGACCCCAGAATATTATTGGCAGAGAAGAGGAAAGCTGAACAACAGAAGAAAGCAGAAGAGGCCAAAAGAGAAGGCTCACCTGAGAAAACTGACAAATCCAAAATGAAGATGTCACAGAGTTCCATTGACAGACTTTCGGCACCAAaacaggtcaaggtcaaagaagATACACCCACCAAACAAGAACCAGTCAAAGCAACACAT GTCAAAAAGCCACCTACAGTACCTCGTACCAAAACCCCAGAAGTACCTCGAACTAAAACCCCAGCAGTATCTCGTACCAAAACCCCAGAAGCACCTCGAACTAAAACCCCAGCAGTACCTCGTACTAAAACCCTAGCAGTTCCCCGTACTAAAACCTCAGTTAAGAAG gcCAAGCCTACCAAGCAGAAAggaaaagaaaacaaagaaacatcTATGAAAGACAAAAAGACTGGGAAATCTGAAAAGATTTCTAGTACAGAAAAGTTGGATGTTAAAGAAGAGGGCAAACCTCGAAGTAAACCTTCTACTCCAACAAAACAAGTTCGCTCTAAGAGTGGCAGTCCTTCTAAGATGCAGGTTTCGTTTGATTCCTCCCTTGTTTCTTCTACTGATGCTATCAGCAATGATCAGCTTTTTGAATCAATAGAAGATGAAACTCTTCCCGATTTGGGAGATTCTTCCCCTGACCATTCAGCATCATCAGATAGAGAGGGACTGAAAGTTGAAAATCTAGACGACAGCCTCAACAAAAGTATCGAAGAAATTCAAGACATGGAAATTGTGGCTGGTAATTTTGAAGGTGAAAAGGAAGGTGTGGTAGAAAAGAGCAGTTCTCCAATGCCAGATGTTGTGCCACATGTCGAGGAATCAAAGAACGAAAGTGATGAGGAAAAGGTTGTAAAGTCGATTCCCGTGATTCTGGAGCCAGCGGTAACTTCTACTCCTTCCAGAGAGGCGAGAGATTTATCACCAGCCTCTAAAGCCGGTACACCTGCATCAGCCTCTAAGTCACAGAAAGAACTGGAACTGGAAGAATACAGAGCTAAACTAGCTGAGAAGAGAAGACAAGCCAGAGAAAAGGCTGAACGGGAAGCAGAAATTGAGAGACAAAAACAAGAACAACTAAG ACTTGAGGAAGAAGAAAGGCAAAGaaaggaagaagaggaagaaaaGAAAATTGAGGAAGAAGCAGAAAGATTAGCTGAGGAGGCTAGAAGAATGGAGGGTGAGAGATTGAGAAAAGCTATTGAAGCAGAGGAACTGAGGAAAAAAGAGGAAGCTGAAAGGACTGAACAAGAAAAATTAGCT aggGAAGAGGCTGAAAGAAAACAGAAAGAAGAAGCAGAGAGAATGGAGAaagaaagaatagagaaaattaaGAGAGATGATGAGGAGAGAACAGAAAGGAAAAAG aaactaGCTGCAATTATGTCCAAAGTTAAATCAGATAAAAATCTGGCTTCACAT GGATCCGATTCAAACTTGTCCTCAATGTCCATGTCACAGAGTTTGACCAACCTGGTTTCAAATGAAGAGGAACAACCCAAAGAAGAACTTACAGTCACAACAGATTCTACTCCAAAATTCAAATCCCCTTTGTTACAAAAACTggctgaaaataaacaaaatggggGTGAAACTCCAAAATTCAAATCTCCACTTTTACAAAGTTTATTAGGAAAGAAAGGACGATTGGCAGAAAAACTGGAAGCCGAAAAATCGGAAACAGAAACTGACTCTGATAGAAGTGATACAGACACAAAAGTTTCTACAGAAACAAGGGAGATAAGTCATATAAGTGCTGATTGTAATAGTGACGCTAGTGATAGTAGCGACAATAATTCTGTGATAAACGCTGATACGTTAAACAATGGTATTCATAACGGACATATAAAAGAATTGGTAGATTCTAG
- the LOC139491093 gene encoding ensconsin-like isoform X36 codes for MAEIAESETDNQPDLHNGQTNTQFLTKNGEKMDVDNKTDSMETENMVNSKVPSAGPEGDSIETIGNGPKYDDIKISKDGDNFVNIDAVKKPFSDFIHLDNMSALSGDSGGIQDTHSIASMTASGTSSSNKSPNHKADTDKEKDHVKKEKEKEREDKIRQQKEKLAEERQKKLEEMKEQQRLAQEKREKQLELRRLKIEELRRRDDERRHAVEERRRRQETEEMARRESIIQKSAERITRFEQWKASGRKGGSRLSYGFGSRTPRDVCVPFDRRRSSSHTGLSRHSPNGSDSDYYRPQRRAVSACSAVRRHCCIDINRLTALNTISEKRRSFLAGNGPPPTRPKSSINLNTKENIKLRERSTPRKPRPSSVATSMPSFMHVESPSPKMRSKSSDRVNRDKSKGTVPPQPKFTPKKEKDALNKQEKSNDKKDDKKKFDPRILLAEKRKAEQQKKAEEAKREGSPEKTDKSKMKMSQSSIDRLSAPKQVKVKEDTPTKQEPVKATHAKPTKQKGKENKETSMKDKKTGKSEKISSTEKLDVKEEGKPRSKPSTPTKQVRSKSGSPSKMQVSFDSSLVSSTDAISNDQLFESIEDETLPDLGDSSPDHSASSDREGLKVENLDDSLNKSIEEIQDMEIVAGNFEGEKEGVVEKSSSPMPDVVPHVEESKNESDEEKVVKSIPVILEPAVTSTPSREARDLSPASKAGTPASASKSQKELELEEYRAKLAEKRRQAREKAEREAEIERQKQEQLRLEEEERQRKEEEEEKKIEEEAERLAEEARRMEGERLRKAIEAEELRKKEEAERTEQEKLAREEAERKQKEEAERMEKERIEKIKRDDEERTERKKKLAAIMSKVKSDKNLASHGSDSNLSSMSMSQSLTNLVSNEEEQPKEELTVTTDSTPKFKSPLLQKLAENKQNGGETPKFKSPLLQSLLGKKGRLAEKLEAEKSETETDSDRSDTDTKVSTETREISHISADCNSDASDSSDNNSVINADTLNNGIHNGHIKELVDSSISMRTVDSLGTSVTDSSLYGSLTDSATTADHKFEQIIDLAVTNAKYNTSDDLLNCNTNITFDNNQEEETLPKPIIAFEENATRRQEVADFL; via the exons atcttCACAATGGACAAACTAATacacaatttttaacaaaaaatggagaaaaaatgGATGTAGACAACAAAACGgattccatggaaacagaaaatatGGTTAATAGTAAAGTCCCGTCAGCCGGACCTGAAGGAGATAGTATTGAAACAATTGGCAATGGTCCTAAATATGACGATATTAAAATCTCCAAAGACGGTGATAATTTTGTGAATATTGACGCTGTGAAAAAGCCGTTTTCTGATTTTATACATTTGGATAATATGTCGGCATTGTCTGGTGACAGTGGCGGAATACAGGATACACACTCCATAGCCAGTATGACAGCATCTGGAACAAGTTCTAGTAATAAAAGTCCAAATCATAAAGCAGACACTGACAAAGAAAAAG ATCatgtcaaaaaagaaaaagagaaagaAAGGGAAGACAAAATAAGACAACAGAAGGAAAAACTGGCAGAAGAGAGACAGAAAAAGTTGGAGGAAATGAAAGAACAACAAAGACTTGCTCAAGAAAAGAGAGAGAAACAGTTGGAACTGAGACGATTAAAGATAGAGGAGCTGAGACGAAGAGATGATGAAAGAAGGCATGCAGTAGAAGAAAGAAGAAGGCGTCAAGAAACAGAAGAAATG gcAAGAAGAGAATCCATTATCCAGAAATCCGCAGAAAGAATAACAAGATTTGAACAGTGGAAAGCTAGTGGTAGAAAAGGAGGTAGTAGATTATCCTATGGCTTTGGAAGTCGTACGCCGCGTGATGTGTGTGTACCTTTCGATCGGCGACGGTCCTCCTCACATACTGGGCTGAGCAGGCACTCGCCAAATGGTTCTGACTCTGACTACTATAGACCACAACGCAGGGCTGTTTCAGCCTGCAGTGCGGTCAGACGGCACTGCTGTATTGATATTAACCGCCTCACTG CTCTCAACACCATCTCCGAAAAACGTCGATCTTTTCTAGCTGGTAATGGACCTCCCCCAACACGCCCAAAGAGCAGTATCAACTTAAACACTAAGGAAAACATCAAACTGCGAGAGAGATCCACACCACGAAAACCACGTCCTTCCAGTGTGGCAACTTCCATGCCTAGTTTTATGCATGTGGAGTCTCCATCACCAAAGATGAGAAGTAAAAGTAGTGATAGAGTAAACAGAG ATAAATCTAAAGGAACAGTGCCACCTCAGCCTAAGTTTACACCAAAGAAGGAGAAAGATGCTCTCAATAAACAAGAGAAGAGCAATGATAAGAAA gACGACAAGAAGAAATTTGACCCCAGAATATTATTGGCAGAGAAGAGGAAAGCTGAACAACAGAAGAAAGCAGAAGAGGCCAAAAGAGAAGGCTCACCTGAGAAAACTGACAAATCCAAAATGAAGATGTCACAGAGTTCCATTGACAGACTTTCGGCACCAAaacaggtcaaggtcaaagaagATACACCCACCAAACAAGAACCAGTCAAAGCAACACAT gcCAAGCCTACCAAGCAGAAAggaaaagaaaacaaagaaacatcTATGAAAGACAAAAAGACTGGGAAATCTGAAAAGATTTCTAGTACAGAAAAGTTGGATGTTAAAGAAGAGGGCAAACCTCGAAGTAAACCTTCTACTCCAACAAAACAAGTTCGCTCTAAGAGTGGCAGTCCTTCTAAGATGCAGGTTTCGTTTGATTCCTCCCTTGTTTCTTCTACTGATGCTATCAGCAATGATCAGCTTTTTGAATCAATAGAAGATGAAACTCTTCCCGATTTGGGAGATTCTTCCCCTGACCATTCAGCATCATCAGATAGAGAGGGACTGAAAGTTGAAAATCTAGACGACAGCCTCAACAAAAGTATCGAAGAAATTCAAGACATGGAAATTGTGGCTGGTAATTTTGAAGGTGAAAAGGAAGGTGTGGTAGAAAAGAGCAGTTCTCCAATGCCAGATGTTGTGCCACATGTCGAGGAATCAAAGAACGAAAGTGATGAGGAAAAGGTTGTAAAGTCGATTCCCGTGATTCTGGAGCCAGCGGTAACTTCTACTCCTTCCAGAGAGGCGAGAGATTTATCACCAGCCTCTAAAGCCGGTACACCTGCATCAGCCTCTAAGTCACAGAAAGAACTGGAACTGGAAGAATACAGAGCTAAACTAGCTGAGAAGAGAAGACAAGCCAGAGAAAAGGCTGAACGGGAAGCAGAAATTGAGAGACAAAAACAAGAACAACTAAG ACTTGAGGAAGAAGAAAGGCAAAGaaaggaagaagaggaagaaaaGAAAATTGAGGAAGAAGCAGAAAGATTAGCTGAGGAGGCTAGAAGAATGGAGGGTGAGAGATTGAGAAAAGCTATTGAAGCAGAGGAACTGAGGAAAAAAGAGGAAGCTGAAAGGACTGAACAAGAAAAATTAGCT aggGAAGAGGCTGAAAGAAAACAGAAAGAAGAAGCAGAGAGAATGGAGAaagaaagaatagagaaaattaaGAGAGATGATGAGGAGAGAACAGAAAGGAAAAAG aaactaGCTGCAATTATGTCCAAAGTTAAATCAGATAAAAATCTGGCTTCACAT GGATCCGATTCAAACTTGTCCTCAATGTCCATGTCACAGAGTTTGACCAACCTGGTTTCAAATGAAGAGGAACAACCCAAAGAAGAACTTACAGTCACAACAGATTCTACTCCAAAATTCAAATCCCCTTTGTTACAAAAACTggctgaaaataaacaaaatggggGTGAAACTCCAAAATTCAAATCTCCACTTTTACAAAGTTTATTAGGAAAGAAAGGACGATTGGCAGAAAAACTGGAAGCCGAAAAATCGGAAACAGAAACTGACTCTGATAGAAGTGATACAGACACAAAAGTTTCTACAGAAACAAGGGAGATAAGTCATATAAGTGCTGATTGTAATAGTGACGCTAGTGATAGTAGCGACAATAATTCTGTGATAAACGCTGATACGTTAAACAATGGTATTCATAACGGACATATAAAAGAATTGGTAGATTCTAG
- the LOC139491093 gene encoding ensconsin-like isoform X22 has protein sequence MAEIAESETDNQPDLHNGQTNTQFLTKNGEKMDVDNKTDSMETENMVNSKVPSAGPEGDSIETIGNGPKYDDIKISKDGDNFVNIDAVKKPFSDFIHLDNMSALSGDSGGIQDTHSIASMTASGTSSSNKSPNHKADTDKEKDHVKKEKEKEREDKIRQQKEKLAEERQKKLEEMKEQQRLAQEKREKQLELRRLKIEELRRRDDERRHAVEERRRRQETEEMARRESIIQKSAERITRFEQWKASGRKGGSRLSYGFGSRTPRDVCVPFDRRRSSSHTGLSRHSPNGSDSDYYRPQRRAVSACSAVRRHCCIDINRLTAGNGPPPTRPKSSINLNTKENIKLRERSTPRKPRPSSVATSMPSFMHVESPSPKMRSKSSDRVNRDKSKGTVPPQPKFTPKKEKDALNKQEKSNDKKDDKKKFDPRILLAEKRKAEQQKKAEEAKREGSPEKTDKSKMKMSQSSIDRLSAPKQVKVKEDTPTKQEPVKATHVKKPPTVPRTKTPEVPRTKTPAVSRTKTPEAPRTKTPAVPRTKTLAVPRTKTSVKKAKPTKQKGKENKETSMKDKKTGKSEKISSTEKLDVKEEGKPRSKPSTPTKQVRSKSGSPSKMQVSFDSSLVSSTDAISNDQLFESIEDETLPDLGDSSPDHSASSDREGLKVENLDDSLNKSIEEIQDMEIVAGNFEGEKEGVVEKSSSPMPDVVPHVEESKNESDEEKVVKSIPVILEPAVTSTPSREARDLSPASKAGTPASASKSQKELELEEYRAKLAEKRRQAREKAEREAEIERQKQEQLRLEEEERQRKEEEEEKKIEEEAERLAEEARRMEGERLRKAIEAEELRKKEEAERTEQEKLAREEAERKQKEEAERMEKERIEKIKRDDEERTERKKKLAAIMSKVKSDKNLASHGSDSNLSSMSMSQSLTNLVSNEEEQPKEELTVTTDSTPKFKSPLLQKLAENKQNGGETPKFKSPLLQSLLGKKGRLAEKLEAEKSETETDSDRSDTDTKVSTETREISHISADCNSDASDSSDNNSVINADTLNNGIHNGHIKELVDSSISMRTVDSLGTSVTDSSLYGSLTDSATTADHKFEQIIDLAVTNAKYNTSDDLLNCNTNITFDNNQEEETLPKPIIAFEENATRRQEVADFL, from the exons atcttCACAATGGACAAACTAATacacaatttttaacaaaaaatggagaaaaaatgGATGTAGACAACAAAACGgattccatggaaacagaaaatatGGTTAATAGTAAAGTCCCGTCAGCCGGACCTGAAGGAGATAGTATTGAAACAATTGGCAATGGTCCTAAATATGACGATATTAAAATCTCCAAAGACGGTGATAATTTTGTGAATATTGACGCTGTGAAAAAGCCGTTTTCTGATTTTATACATTTGGATAATATGTCGGCATTGTCTGGTGACAGTGGCGGAATACAGGATACACACTCCATAGCCAGTATGACAGCATCTGGAACAAGTTCTAGTAATAAAAGTCCAAATCATAAAGCAGACACTGACAAAGAAAAAG ATCatgtcaaaaaagaaaaagagaaagaAAGGGAAGACAAAATAAGACAACAGAAGGAAAAACTGGCAGAAGAGAGACAGAAAAAGTTGGAGGAAATGAAAGAACAACAAAGACTTGCTCAAGAAAAGAGAGAGAAACAGTTGGAACTGAGACGATTAAAGATAGAGGAGCTGAGACGAAGAGATGATGAAAGAAGGCATGCAGTAGAAGAAAGAAGAAGGCGTCAAGAAACAGAAGAAATG gcAAGAAGAGAATCCATTATCCAGAAATCCGCAGAAAGAATAACAAGATTTGAACAGTGGAAAGCTAGTGGTAGAAAAGGAGGTAGTAGATTATCCTATGGCTTTGGAAGTCGTACGCCGCGTGATGTGTGTGTACCTTTCGATCGGCGACGGTCCTCCTCACATACTGGGCTGAGCAGGCACTCGCCAAATGGTTCTGACTCTGACTACTATAGACCACAACGCAGGGCTGTTTCAGCCTGCAGTGCGGTCAGACGGCACTGCTGTATTGATATTAACCGCCTCACTG CTGGTAATGGACCTCCCCCAACACGCCCAAAGAGCAGTATCAACTTAAACACTAAGGAAAACATCAAACTGCGAGAGAGATCCACACCACGAAAACCACGTCCTTCCAGTGTGGCAACTTCCATGCCTAGTTTTATGCATGTGGAGTCTCCATCACCAAAGATGAGAAGTAAAAGTAGTGATAGAGTAAACAGAG ATAAATCTAAAGGAACAGTGCCACCTCAGCCTAAGTTTACACCAAAGAAGGAGAAAGATGCTCTCAATAAACAAGAGAAGAGCAATGATAAGAAA gACGACAAGAAGAAATTTGACCCCAGAATATTATTGGCAGAGAAGAGGAAAGCTGAACAACAGAAGAAAGCAGAAGAGGCCAAAAGAGAAGGCTCACCTGAGAAAACTGACAAATCCAAAATGAAGATGTCACAGAGTTCCATTGACAGACTTTCGGCACCAAaacaggtcaaggtcaaagaagATACACCCACCAAACAAGAACCAGTCAAAGCAACACAT GTCAAAAAGCCACCTACAGTACCTCGTACCAAAACCCCAGAAGTACCTCGAACTAAAACCCCAGCAGTATCTCGTACCAAAACCCCAGAAGCACCTCGAACTAAAACCCCAGCAGTACCTCGTACTAAAACCCTAGCAGTTCCCCGTACTAAAACCTCAGTTAAGAAG gcCAAGCCTACCAAGCAGAAAggaaaagaaaacaaagaaacatcTATGAAAGACAAAAAGACTGGGAAATCTGAAAAGATTTCTAGTACAGAAAAGTTGGATGTTAAAGAAGAGGGCAAACCTCGAAGTAAACCTTCTACTCCAACAAAACAAGTTCGCTCTAAGAGTGGCAGTCCTTCTAAGATGCAGGTTTCGTTTGATTCCTCCCTTGTTTCTTCTACTGATGCTATCAGCAATGATCAGCTTTTTGAATCAATAGAAGATGAAACTCTTCCCGATTTGGGAGATTCTTCCCCTGACCATTCAGCATCATCAGATAGAGAGGGACTGAAAGTTGAAAATCTAGACGACAGCCTCAACAAAAGTATCGAAGAAATTCAAGACATGGAAATTGTGGCTGGTAATTTTGAAGGTGAAAAGGAAGGTGTGGTAGAAAAGAGCAGTTCTCCAATGCCAGATGTTGTGCCACATGTCGAGGAATCAAAGAACGAAAGTGATGAGGAAAAGGTTGTAAAGTCGATTCCCGTGATTCTGGAGCCAGCGGTAACTTCTACTCCTTCCAGAGAGGCGAGAGATTTATCACCAGCCTCTAAAGCCGGTACACCTGCATCAGCCTCTAAGTCACAGAAAGAACTGGAACTGGAAGAATACAGAGCTAAACTAGCTGAGAAGAGAAGACAAGCCAGAGAAAAGGCTGAACGGGAAGCAGAAATTGAGAGACAAAAACAAGAACAACTAAG ACTTGAGGAAGAAGAAAGGCAAAGaaaggaagaagaggaagaaaaGAAAATTGAGGAAGAAGCAGAAAGATTAGCTGAGGAGGCTAGAAGAATGGAGGGTGAGAGATTGAGAAAAGCTATTGAAGCAGAGGAACTGAGGAAAAAAGAGGAAGCTGAAAGGACTGAACAAGAAAAATTAGCT aggGAAGAGGCTGAAAGAAAACAGAAAGAAGAAGCAGAGAGAATGGAGAaagaaagaatagagaaaattaaGAGAGATGATGAGGAGAGAACAGAAAGGAAAAAG aaactaGCTGCAATTATGTCCAAAGTTAAATCAGATAAAAATCTGGCTTCACAT GGATCCGATTCAAACTTGTCCTCAATGTCCATGTCACAGAGTTTGACCAACCTGGTTTCAAATGAAGAGGAACAACCCAAAGAAGAACTTACAGTCACAACAGATTCTACTCCAAAATTCAAATCCCCTTTGTTACAAAAACTggctgaaaataaacaaaatggggGTGAAACTCCAAAATTCAAATCTCCACTTTTACAAAGTTTATTAGGAAAGAAAGGACGATTGGCAGAAAAACTGGAAGCCGAAAAATCGGAAACAGAAACTGACTCTGATAGAAGTGATACAGACACAAAAGTTTCTACAGAAACAAGGGAGATAAGTCATATAAGTGCTGATTGTAATAGTGACGCTAGTGATAGTAGCGACAATAATTCTGTGATAAACGCTGATACGTTAAACAATGGTATTCATAACGGACATATAAAAGAATTGGTAGATTCTAG